From Salvia splendens isolate huo1 chromosome 3, SspV2, whole genome shotgun sequence, a single genomic window includes:
- the LOC121795783 gene encoding ABSCISIC ACID-INSENSITIVE 5-like protein 2 isoform X1, whose product MVAQKMGSHGGGSNNTGLSQAQTQTQIQSHDPNPLARQGSMYSLTLDEVQNHLGDLGKPLSSMNLDELLKTLWTAEANNQAGEGGVDGGPNVQLPGQSAPGLSLNQQSNLMLSMDLSKKTVDEVWQDIQQGQKRSSLDRKTTLGEMTLEDFLVKAGVVSESAGGNKVLGSVGDGGGADLTGLPQQTQWMNYQMSSMHPQQQQQGMLPAFMPSHPVQQPITLGGNPIIDAGYPDAQMTMCSSPLLGTLSDTQTPGRKRVAPDDIAEKSVERRQKRMIKNRESAARSRARKQAYTHELENKVSRLEEENERLKRLQEVEKALPSIPPPEPKYQLRRTSSALV is encoded by the exons ATGGTAGCTCAAAAAATGGGATCTCATGGGGGTGGCAGTAATAACACTGGGTTGAGCCAAGCCCAAACCCAGACCCAAATTCAGAGTCATGACCCGAACCCGTTGGCTCGACAGGGATCAATGTATAGCCTCACTCTTGATGAGGTGCAGAACCATTTGGGTGACTTGGGAAAGCCCCTTAGTAGTATGAATCTTGATGAGCTTCTCAAGACTTTGTGGACTGCTGAGGCTAATAATCAGGCTGGTGAAGGAGGTGTTGATGGCGGGCCTAACGTGCAGCTTCCGGGCCAATCTGCGCCTGGGTTGTCGTTGAATCAGCAATCGAATCTCATGCTGTCAATGGATCTCAGCAAGAAGACTGTGGATGAAGTGTGGCAGGACATCCAGCAGGGGCAGAAAAGGAGCAGTCTTGATAGGAAAACCACGCTTGGGGAGATGACATTGGAGGATTTCTTGGTGAAGGCGGGGGTGGTCTCTGAGTCTGCTGGAGGGAATAAGGTTTTAGGCTCTGTTGGTGATGGTGGTGGGGCTGATCTTACGGGGTTGCCTCAGCAGACCCAGTGGATGAATTATCAGATGTCTTCGATGCAtcctcagcagcagcagcagggCATGCTGCCTGCTTTCATGCCTAGTCATCCAGTCCAACAGCCTATTACTCTTGGTGGAAATCCTATCATAGATGCTGGTTACCCCGATGCTCAAATGACTATGTGTTCATCCCCTCTTTTGGGTACTTTATCAGACACACAGACACCTGGGCGTAAAAGGGTTGCTCCTGATGATATAGCTGAGAAAAGCGTTGAGAGGCGACAAAAGAGGATGATCAAAAATAGGGAATCTGCGGCCAGATCACGAGCAAGAAAACAG GCTTACACTCATGAACTGGAGAACAAGGTTTCCCGTTTGGAAGAGGAGAATGAAAGACTCAAGAGACTGCAG GAAGTGGAGAAGGCGTTGCCGAGCATACCACCACCGGAGCCAAAATACCAGCTGCGTAGAACGAGCTCAGCTCTGGTGTGA
- the LOC121795783 gene encoding ABSCISIC ACID-INSENSITIVE 5-like protein 2 isoform X2 yields MYSLTLDEVQNHLGDLGKPLSSMNLDELLKTLWTAEANNQAGEGGVDGGPNVQLPGQSAPGLSLNQQSNLMLSMDLSKKTVDEVWQDIQQGQKRSSLDRKTTLGEMTLEDFLVKAGVVSESAGGNKVLGSVGDGGGADLTGLPQQTQWMNYQMSSMHPQQQQQGMLPAFMPSHPVQQPITLGGNPIIDAGYPDAQMTMCSSPLLGTLSDTQTPGRKRVAPDDIAEKSVERRQKRMIKNRESAARSRARKQAYTHELENKVSRLEEENERLKRLQEVEKALPSIPPPEPKYQLRRTSSALV; encoded by the exons ATGTATAGCCTCACTCTTGATGAGGTGCAGAACCATTTGGGTGACTTGGGAAAGCCCCTTAGTAGTATGAATCTTGATGAGCTTCTCAAGACTTTGTGGACTGCTGAGGCTAATAATCAGGCTGGTGAAGGAGGTGTTGATGGCGGGCCTAACGTGCAGCTTCCGGGCCAATCTGCGCCTGGGTTGTCGTTGAATCAGCAATCGAATCTCATGCTGTCAATGGATCTCAGCAAGAAGACTGTGGATGAAGTGTGGCAGGACATCCAGCAGGGGCAGAAAAGGAGCAGTCTTGATAGGAAAACCACGCTTGGGGAGATGACATTGGAGGATTTCTTGGTGAAGGCGGGGGTGGTCTCTGAGTCTGCTGGAGGGAATAAGGTTTTAGGCTCTGTTGGTGATGGTGGTGGGGCTGATCTTACGGGGTTGCCTCAGCAGACCCAGTGGATGAATTATCAGATGTCTTCGATGCAtcctcagcagcagcagcagggCATGCTGCCTGCTTTCATGCCTAGTCATCCAGTCCAACAGCCTATTACTCTTGGTGGAAATCCTATCATAGATGCTGGTTACCCCGATGCTCAAATGACTATGTGTTCATCCCCTCTTTTGGGTACTTTATCAGACACACAGACACCTGGGCGTAAAAGGGTTGCTCCTGATGATATAGCTGAGAAAAGCGTTGAGAGGCGACAAAAGAGGATGATCAAAAATAGGGAATCTGCGGCCAGATCACGAGCAAGAAAACAG GCTTACACTCATGAACTGGAGAACAAGGTTTCCCGTTTGGAAGAGGAGAATGAAAGACTCAAGAGACTGCAG GAAGTGGAGAAGGCGTTGCCGAGCATACCACCACCGGAGCCAAAATACCAGCTGCGTAGAACGAGCTCAGCTCTGGTGTGA